Proteins from a single region of Bombus pascuorum chromosome 5, iyBomPasc1.1, whole genome shotgun sequence:
- the LOC132906808 gene encoding calcium channel flower isoform X1, translating to MSFAEKISSIMQRPGQDPVAKDDVPWWMKYAGRGLGTVGSIIAIILGGWNCLSILMGSVDCLISGMWQMVAGFIVATIEAPCCCLFIDYVQNLSDWVEKRPYWNRAAGYCIMAIPSVLLCFGMSSLFGSGLIFATGVIYGLMSLGRKAPLREMRSAATNIEVPSSSMQATLVENAQPMSFTNRPDSNV from the exons ATG TCGTTCGCTGAGAAAATATCGTCGATTATGCAAAGACCAGGACAGGACCCTGTTGCCAAGGACGATGTACCTTGGTGGATGAAGTATGCTGGACGAGGACTCGGCACCGTGGGTAGTATAA TTGCAATTATTCTTGGAGGATGGAATTGTTTATCAATTCTGATGGGTTCGGTAGATTGTCTAATAAGTGGTATGTGGCAAATGGTGGCTGGTTTTATAGTTGCAACAATAGAAGCACCATGTTGCTGTCTATTTATTGATTATGTACAAAACTTAAGTGATTGGGTGGAAAAGAGACCATATTGGAATAGAGCAGCTGGATATTGTAT aatggCAATTCCTTCAGTCCTCCTTTGTTTTGGAATGAGTAGCTTATTTGGCAGTGGTCTAATATTTGCGACAGGTGTAATATATGGACTAATGTCACTTGGGCGAAA gGCACCACTTCGTGAAATGAGATCAGCAGCGACGAATATCGAGGTTCCTTCATCGAGTATGCAAGCTACACTTGTTGAAAATGCTCAACCAATGAGTTTTACCAATAGACCAGATAGTAATGTTTAA
- the LOC132906808 gene encoding calcium channel flower isoform X2 codes for MSFAEKISSIMQRPGQDPVAKDDVPWWMKYAGRGLGTVGSIIAIILGGWNCLSILMGSVDCLISGMWQMVAGFIVATIEAPCCCLFIDYVQNLSDWVEKRPYWNRAAGYCIMAIPSVLLCFGMSSLFGSGLIFATGVIYGLMSLGRKGTRPDPAGMTSGVSSPQGTVPPTTDHHTTLVEDPDVWRPT; via the exons ATG TCGTTCGCTGAGAAAATATCGTCGATTATGCAAAGACCAGGACAGGACCCTGTTGCCAAGGACGATGTACCTTGGTGGATGAAGTATGCTGGACGAGGACTCGGCACCGTGGGTAGTATAA TTGCAATTATTCTTGGAGGATGGAATTGTTTATCAATTCTGATGGGTTCGGTAGATTGTCTAATAAGTGGTATGTGGCAAATGGTGGCTGGTTTTATAGTTGCAACAATAGAAGCACCATGTTGCTGTCTATTTATTGATTATGTACAAAACTTAAGTGATTGGGTGGAAAAGAGACCATATTGGAATAGAGCAGCTGGATATTGTAT aatggCAATTCCTTCAGTCCTCCTTTGTTTTGGAATGAGTAGCTTATTTGGCAGTGGTCTAATATTTGCGACAGGTGTAATATATGGACTAATGTCACTTGGGCGAAA AGGAACCAGGCCCGACCCAGCAGGAATGACGTCGGGTGTGAGTTCCCCACAGGGTACTGTACCTCCTACTACAGATCACCATACAACTCTCGTGGAAGATCCTGATGTCTGGAGGCCTACATAA